The Couchioplanes caeruleus sequence CGGACGCCGCCTGCGCCATTTCGACGTACACGGTGTCGGGTTGCACGGCGACGCGCCGCCCGCACAGGCCGGGCATGCCGCCGATGTCACCGACGCCCTTGGCCACCACGATGGAGGTGCCGGCGTTGAGGTAGTTGACGAAGTCGGCCTTCTTCTGGCGCTCGGCGCGGTCGAACATCGAGGAGATCGAGACGTCGATCTTGTGGCCCTCCACCGCGTCCAGCAGCTCTCCGAATCCCATGGCCTGCCACTTGACGGTCAGTCCGAGCTTCGCCGCGATCGCCTCGATGAGCTGCACGTCCAGACCGGTGAAGGTCTCGCCGTCCTTGAAGGTCATCGGCTCGAAGGTCGGGTCGGTGCCGCCGATCAGCACGCCCGACTCCTTGACGGAGGCGGGCAACGCGGCCTTGGCCTCGGCGAGGCGGTCCACGGCCTTACCGGTCTCCGGCCCGCCGCCGCAGCCCGCCACGCTCGCGCCGAGGACCAGCCCGGCGAGAAGCAGAGAAACGATGCGTCGCCCCATGACGGCCTCTTCGGCCGGTCCTGCACCGAACTGAGCCGAAGCGGCCACCGGATGCGGGGGTTGGCCATACCGTGGATTCGAGGAGGTAAACCGTGACGTTCACCATCCGGCGCCAGATCGCGGCGCTCGCAGTGGTCGGCTTCCTGCTCGTCATCACGGCCGGCGTCATCGGCTTCACCGGCACCAGCGCGCTCGCCAACCAGCAGCAGACGGTCCGCGACGCCGCCTCCGCGCTGCAGGCCGTGCAGTCGGCCGACCTGGCGCGGGCGCTGTTCCGGGGCAACGTGCTCGCCGCGCTGGTCACCAACGACGCGACCGAGCGTCAGGAGGTCCTCGACAAGCTGGGCCAGAACGTGAGCCAGGCCCGCACCGGCCTCGACGACGTCATCAAGTTCGTGCCCGAGCTGCGCCCGCAGGCGGACGCGGTGCTGCCGGTCCTCGACGAGCTGATCGCGTCCGGTCAGCGGATCGTGACCCTGGCCAGCCGGGTCGCCTCCGACCCTACCCGGACGGCGGCTCTCGCCGCCCGGCCCGCGATGGACACGGTCGACACCAAGGTGGCCGAGACCATCGACGTGCTCCAGGCGGCGATCACCGAGCGCGTCACGAAGTCCGGCAAGGATGCCGACTCGCTGGCCATGCGCGCGGAGGCGGCGACGCTGGTCACCGGCCTGCTCGCGGCCCTGGTGCTGGGCGGCGCGGCGCTGCTGCTCGCCCGCCGGATCGCCCGCCGGGTGGACTACTGCCTGGCCAGCGCGCAGTCCATCGCGGACTACGACCTCACCAACGACGCCACGCTGGGCGGCAGCGACGAGCTCGCCCAGCTCAGCCGCAGTCTGCAGGCGATCGTCGCGTCGCTGCGGACCGCCCTGACCGACATCGGCGACAACGCGACCTCCGTCGCGGCCGCCTCGGAGGAGCTGACCGCGACCAGCCGGCACCTCTCCGAGGGGGCGGGCACGGCGTCGTCGGAGGCCGCCGAGGCGAGGCGCGACATCGACCAGGTCACCACGAGCGTCGGGCAGACCACCCAGGCGGCGCGCGGCCTGGACACCTCCATCCAGGACATCACCTCCGCGGTCGGCGAGGCCGACGCGGTGGCCCGCGAGGCGGTGGACCTGGCCGTCAACACCAACCGCATGATCGAGCGGCTGCGCAGCTCCAGCGACGAGGTCTCGGCCGTCGTCAACATCATCACGGCGATCGCCGAGCAGACCAACCTGCTGGCGCTCAACGCCACCATCGAGGCGGCCCGCGCCGGTGAGCAGGGCAAGGGCTTCGCGGTCGTGGCGGGCGAGGTCAAGGACCTCTCCCGGGAGACGGCCTCGGCGACCGGCGACATCTCCGCCAAGGTGACGGCGATGCAGGCGGACACCGCCGGTGCGTTCGAGGCGATCAGCCGGATCAGCCAGGTCATCGACCGCATCGACGAGCTGCAGCGTTCCATCTCCGCGGCGGTCGACGCGCAGATCAGCGCGACCGGCCTGATCGTCGCGAACGTCGACGTCGCCGAGCGGTCCGCCGCGGCCGTGGCGGGCTCCATCGGCCGGGTCTCGGGCACGACGTCGCTGACCCACGAGGCGGCGAACCAGACCGAGTCCGCCGCGATCGAGCTCGCGCACCTGTCCCACCAGCTCCGGCTGGTCTCGGACCGCTTCCGCCGCTGACGCCGGACGACGTCAGCCGAGCCGCGCCACCTGCACCGTCCGGCTGCGTCCGGCCTTGCCGGCGTACATGGCGGCATCGGCCCGGCCGACCAGCGCCTCGCGGTCGACGGCATCGCCCGTCCGCGCCTGGGCCACGCCGGTGGTCACACCCACGGACACCTCGGCTCCCGGTACGGGGATCGGCGCGCGTACGGCGTCGGCGATCCGCGTGGCGAGAGCGGGCGCCTCCAGACCCGCGCTGCCCCGGCACAGGATGAGGAATTCGTCGCCACCGAGCCGCCCCACCAGGTCGCCGGAGCGGACGACGGCGGTCAGTCGGGCCGCGACGGCCCGGAGCACGGCGTCGCCGGCCGGATGCCCGTACCGGTCGTTGACGGGCTTGAACCCGTCCAGGTCGCAGAGCATGATCGTCACCTCGTCCAGCGCACCCCGGTCGAGATCGGCGAGGGCCCGGTCGATCTCGGCGGTGATGTGCCGGCGGTTGTGCAGCCCGGTCAGCTCGTCGTGCGTGGCGTGGTAGGCCAGGGTCCGCTCGGCCCGGTCCCGCTGGGCGGAGAGCAGCCGGATCCGCAGCAGCACCAGAGGTACCACCAGCAGCGTCCCGACCGGCAGCAGCAGGCTCGAGGAACCCTCGTCCCGGATCACCTGCACCGCCGCGATGACCGGGTTGGCGCTCAGCGCGAGGGCGAGCCACCACAGCCGCTGCTTGCGGACCGTCCGGTCCACGGCGGGCGGCGGCACGGTCAGCGAGGCCGCCCCGGGGTGCAGCGGCGCCGCGGCGATGGCCAGGAACGCCGCCACCATGAGCTCGGCGCTCCAGAAGGAAGTACCGCCCGGCGCCAGTGTCGAGGTGATCGTGCCCGCGAGGGTGAGAACGCCGGTGGCCACCAGGTACGCGAGGGTGCCGCGCCCCGCCGCCGCCATCATGCCGATCCGGAGCAGGCAGCCCACCACGGCGCAGAGCACGAGCAGGTCGGCCAGCATCAGCAACTGCCCCTCCGGCGACGCACCGGGCGGAAGGTGCGGCCGGAGCACCCACTCCCACAGCGGGCCGCCGGCGCAGAGCCCGAAGAGCGCGGCGTCGATCATGCCGCCCGGGTCGGCGCTGGCCCGGCGGCGCAGCGCCGCGGCGGTGCCGGCCAGGAACAGGGTGTGGGCGGTCGACAGGGTGAGGTCGGTCAGCGAGCCCTCGGCCCGGCCGAGATGCAGCTCGACGATCCAGGTGGGCCAGATCAACTGGATGACGAAGAGCAGCGTGAGCCCGGCGACCGCGATGAGCCACGGGCGGCGGTCCGGCAGGTTGCCGTTCGCGAGCGCGGCCACGAAGGTGACGATCGGCAGGACCGTGACCAGCGTGTAGACCGTCGGGCGCCCGGCCGGTCCGGCCAGCGCGTACGCCGTACCGGCGACGGCCAGCACCGCGAGGAATCCGGCGTGTACGAGCCAGGCCGGTGCCGTGGCGCGAGGCCGGGGCATCGGGAGCTCCTTTCGTCGCCGATCGCTTCCTTGATCGGCCGCCACCGGCCCGACCTGAGTGCGGGTCCAGCGAGAGGGAAGAGAATGCCAATCTAGTCCCACGGGTTCCCCTGACCCCCCTCGTCACTGCATGCTGATCGAGGGGGCACTATGAGTGACTACGACCTGCCACCGCACGTCAGGGCCGAGATCGCCAGCGCGAGCCGGGACGCCCGCCTCCTGGGCGTCGGCGAGCTGGCCCAACTCGCCATGAGCGCCGACCTCGCCGTGGCGGCCGCCGCACGGCTCGCCCTGCGGCATCTCACCGATGACGACAGCCGCAGCGTCGCCGCGGCGGCGGCCGCGGCCCTGGGACGTACGGCGGTGCGCATCACCCCGGACCGCGTCGACTTCGGCCAGGTCTCGCCGGAAACCCCGCTGCTCGTCTCGGAAGTCCTGGTGGACGGCCCGCCCCTGGCTGTCGCCGCGGCCACGGTGACCGCCGCCGGTCCCGGTCTGCACGCCACGCTCGCCGGCCACCGGCTGCGGATCGAGTGGCGGCCGGCCTCGGACTGGCTCGACGGATCCGTCACCGTCCGCGGCCCGGCCGGCTGGGCCGACGTCCGCGTGACCGGTCAGGTCGACGCGACCGGCCCGGCGCCGGTCGCAGCGACCGCGCCGACGCTGGAGGAGCGGCTCGCGGCGGAGGCGGGCGTCGGCGCCCTGCCCGCCACGCGGGTGACCGTGCTTCCCCCGCCCGCACGCCGCCGCGCCGGCGGCACCCTGCTGATCGCCGGGCTCACCGCCCTGGTGCTGCTCGGCGGCGCGGGCGTCGCCGTGGCGCTGACCACCGGCCTGCCCGGCGACCGGGCGCCGGTGGCCGCGCCCCTGCCCGCGGCCACCCCCGGACCGCTGACCACGGCGGCGTCCGATCCGGCGACCGCCGCGCCCGCCCCGGCGGCCGTGGCAAGACAGCCGCTCGCGCTGCGCGCGGCGAGCGTCGCCAAACCCACCGCCGTCGGCACGATCCGGGTGGGTGCGGAGCCCGAAGGCGTCGCCGTCTCCCCCGACGGCCGGACGGTGTACGTCGCGAACCAGAACTCCCGCATCCTCTCCGTGGTGGACGCGGCCACCCGGCGGGCCACCTCCGTGCGCCTGCGCAACACCCCCCGCTTCGTCACCACCTCCCGCGACGGCGGCCTGGTCTTCGTCTCGATGTACGAGAAGGACATGTCCGGCAGCGGCGTGGCCGTGGTCGACGCCGCGAGCCGCCGGGTGGTCCGCTACCTGGCCACCGGCGTCCAGCCGTTCACGCTGGCCGTCGGCCCGGACGACCGCCTGTGGGTGCCGATCCACAGCAGCGGCCGGGTGGAGATGTACGCCACCGGCGGCACCCAGCGCGCGGACGGGCGCATGGCCGTGCCGCCCAACCCGCACGCCGTCGCCTTCTCCCCGGTTCTGCGGCGCGCCTTCACCGCCAACCACGAGTCGAACGCGGTCGCGGTCATCGACATGCCCACGTCCCGGGTGCTGCGCTCCGTACCGGTGAGCCGGGCCCCGCACAGCGTCGCCGTGTCGCCGGACGGCGCGAGGGTCCTGGTCGCCGGCTACGAGGCCGGCACCGCCGACCTGATCGACGCGCGGACCCTACGGCGCACCGGGCCGCTGAGGGTCGGCGACAAGCCCCAGGCCGTCGCGTTCGCCGGCGACGGCGGGCACGCGTACGTGGTCAACGAGGGCGACAACTCGGTGACCGTGCTGGACGCCTCGACCGGCGCCGCGACGGCGACCGTCGGGGTGGGACGCAGCCCCCGCGCCATCGCGGTCGCGCCGGACGGCCGCCTCGCGTACGTGTCGAACGGCGACGACGACACCATCACGATCCTGCGGATCGGCGAATGACCACCGCGGGCTGGGTCGCACTCGGCATCACCGTGCTCGGGGCGCTGAGCTACGGCACCGCGTCGATCCTGCAGGCCGTCGCCGCCCGGCGCAGCGCCGGCACCGTGCGCACCCTCGGCCACCCGCTGTACCTGCTCGGCATCGGCTGCGACGTCCTGGCCTGGGTCGGCTCGATGGTCGCCCTGCGGGAGCTGGCCGTGTACCTGGTCGAGTCGATTCTCGCCGGCTCGTTGGCGGTCACCGTCATCGCCGCCCGGATCGTCCTCAAGTCCCGGCTGCGCCGGCGCGACGTCGCCGCCGTCGTGCTCTGCATCGCCGCGCTGGCCGTGCTGGCCCTGTCGGCCGGCCCCCAGCACGAGGTGGCGCCGGGCGACGTACGCGCCTGGTTGTGCATGGCGGCGGTCGTGCTCGCCCTGGCCGGCTGGGGCGCGGCCCGGTACTGCCCGCCCGGCGTGGTCGCCGCGCTCGGCGGGCTCTGCCTCGGCGGCGCCGCCCTGACCGGCCGTTCCCTGCCGGCGGCGACGGACCTGCTCACCGAGCCGCTCATGCCGGCGCTGCTCGCCTTCGCGGTCACCGGCATGATGCTCTACGCCCACGCTTTGCAGAAGGGTCAGGTCGGGCCGGTGACGGCGGTGCACTGGACCGCAGAGGTCGTCGCGCCGTCCGCGGTCGCCCTGGTGCTGCTCGGCGACACCGTCCGGTCCGGATGGCACCTGCCGGCCGCGGTCGCCGGACTGGTCACCATCGGTGCGGCGGTGCTGCTGGCCACCGCACCCGCGACCAACGCGATGGCTCTGCCGCCGCCGACCACGACCCCGCAACCGGCGCGCGTCCCCGAGGCGCAACGGATCATCTGGTGGGGTCCGCCACCCATCTGGATACCCCCGAGCCGCGCCCTCGCCGCCCTGACCGCGCCGCCGGTACGCGAGCTCGCCACCCGGACCGCGCCGCCGGTACGCGAGCTCGCCGGAAGCCGGGCGGATCCGGCCCGGCCGGCGTGGGCCCCGCCGGTGCTGCATGCGGGTCCGTGGCACGACCTCTGACCGGCTTACCCGGCCCGGTTTCCCTGACGGGCCAGAGTGGATGCCGCGCTCGGGTCCTCGTCGCGCGGCGGCGCGGGGTGGCGAAGCTGGTCGAGGCGGACCAGCGCGATGCCCGCGATGATGAAGGTCCCGCCGACGCCCTGCGCCACGCTCGGCAGCTCACCGAGCACCAGCCAGGCGATCACGACCGCGAACAACACCTCGGTGAGCCCGGCGAACGACGCCAGTGCGGCCCCGAGCACGCGAGCGGCGGCGATGCCGGCGACGTACGCGACGACCGCGGCCACCAGCACCAGACCCGCGACCGGCACGATCCAGCTCATGACATGCCCGCCGAGCACGACCGTGCCGAAGGTGGCCCGCATCGGCATCGCCCCGACCGCGCCCAGAACGAGCAGGATGATCGCTCCGCTGGCCATCCCCCCGCAGGCCAGGGCGATCGACGGCAGCCGCGGATCCACCCGCGCGGACAGCACGAAGTAGGCGGCCAGCCCGACCGCCGCCACCATCCCCCACAGCACCCCGACCGGATCGACCTCGGCACCCCCGCCGGCGAGATCGAGCACCAGCGCCAGCCCGGCAACCGCCGCCGCGGCGCCGGCGACGGTCAGCCCGCGGGGCCGCTCACCGTGGCGGGCCCACATCCAGAGCACGACCAGCACGATCCCGGAATACTCCAGCAGCAGGGCCACCCCGACCGGCAGATACCGTACGGCGTTGAAGAAGCCGACCTGCGCCCCGCCGACGGCCAGCAGGCCGAACAGCCCGATGTCACCCAGCGACCGGCCCGCCACCTGCCACCGTCCCCGCAGTGCGAACAGCGCGGGCACGAGCAGAATCACCGCGGCGGCACCGACCCGCGCGGCCACCGCCGCATCGGCCGACCACCCGGCATCGATCAGCGAGCGCGCAAACGTCCCGGAGGTGCCGAACGTGGCCGCGGACAGCAGCGCCAGCCCGAAACCCACCCCGGCCGACCGTCGCATGGGGCACCCCTTCCGGACCGAGCGCTGACAGGTCAGCCACACAGTATCCGGGCCTAGATCGACAACCGTCAGGGGCCCTGACCGGGACGGGGAGCTGGAAGCGCGGCCGGTGAGCCCGGCGGCCCGCGGTGGGCGGGCCGCCGGGACCGGGCCGGGTCAGTGGATCGGGACGTCCAGGTAGGAGCCGCCCGTGATGGTGATCGACTTGTGGGGCGCGTTCTCGTCGTAGTAGAGCGAGTCGACCGTGTCGATCACCAGGGTCAGGGAGTGACCCTCCGGCAGGTCGTACGCGGTCGCCGTGAGGGGAAGGTCGACCGTGCGGGCGCCGCCCTTGGTGTCGAGCCAGGTGGTCGGGGCGTGGCTGATCAGCCAGGCGTTGCCGAAGATGTCGAGGTCGTACAGGTACGCCACGAGGGTGCCCTTGGGCTCGGTGCCGGTGAGTTCGAGGTGCAGCTTCGGGATGCCCCGGATGCGCTGGGTCCTGGACGGCCGTTCGGAGGCCCAGACCCCGGCACGGGACCGGTCCACCGTCGGTAGCCAGACCCACGGCTGCCATCCGGTGAAGGCGGCGAGACCGTTGGTGATCAGCGCGATGCCACCGTTGGCGAAGGTGTCCTTGTCGGTCGGCAGGGTCTTGCTCCAGCCGGTCGAGGGGGCACCGCCCAGCAGGCCCGTGCCGTCCCACGTACGGATGGAGCCGAGTCCGTAGCGGCGGTTGTCGCCGGAGAGGGCGGACCAGTCGGCGTACTTCTCGGTGGCCGCGTTGAGCGGCTTGATCTCCACCGGCGGCTCGGATTCGACGCCGGTGGCGACGCCGCGCAGGTAGTGGTCGAACCAGCGGTACAGGCTGTTCCACACCGCGTTGTCCAGGCCGGCGAGGCCGGTCAGCTCGGCGATCGCATGGTCGCCCGGGCGCAGCTCGAGGCGCTTCGGACCTTCGAGAGCCCCGTAGAAGTCGACGAGCTGGTTCGGCGGGAAGAAGGTGTCGCCCCAGCCGTTGGCGATCAGCACGGCGGGCTTGTTGGCGTTGAGGCCGTCGAGGTACGTCTTCGCGGACCGGGACCTGCCCCAGGCGGCGACCTCGGCCGCGTTGCGGTTGGCGAAGAAGTCGTCGAGGGCCTTGTCGAGCTCCGGACTCGGATCGCCCAGCGTGTCGGCGGCGATCTTCAGGAATCCGGCGGACTGCCGGTGCCTGGTCTCCTCGGCGTAGAGCGACCACAC is a genomic window containing:
- a CDS encoding methyl-accepting chemotaxis protein: MTFTIRRQIAALAVVGFLLVITAGVIGFTGTSALANQQQTVRDAASALQAVQSADLARALFRGNVLAALVTNDATERQEVLDKLGQNVSQARTGLDDVIKFVPELRPQADAVLPVLDELIASGQRIVTLASRVASDPTRTAALAARPAMDTVDTKVAETIDVLQAAITERVTKSGKDADSLAMRAEAATLVTGLLAALVLGGAALLLARRIARRVDYCLASAQSIADYDLTNDATLGGSDELAQLSRSLQAIVASLRTALTDIGDNATSVAAASEELTATSRHLSEGAGTASSEAAEARRDIDQVTTSVGQTTQAARGLDTSIQDITSAVGEADAVAREAVDLAVNTNRMIERLRSSSDEVSAVVNIITAIAEQTNLLALNATIEAARAGEQGKGFAVVAGEVKDLSRETASATGDISAKVTAMQADTAGAFEAISRISQVIDRIDELQRSISAAVDAQISATGLIVANVDVAERSAAAVAGSIGRVSGTTSLTHEAANQTESAAIELAHLSHQLRLVSDRFRR
- a CDS encoding YncE family protein, which produces MSDYDLPPHVRAEIASASRDARLLGVGELAQLAMSADLAVAAAARLALRHLTDDDSRSVAAAAAAALGRTAVRITPDRVDFGQVSPETPLLVSEVLVDGPPLAVAAATVTAAGPGLHATLAGHRLRIEWRPASDWLDGSVTVRGPAGWADVRVTGQVDATGPAPVAATAPTLEERLAAEAGVGALPATRVTVLPPPARRRAGGTLLIAGLTALVLLGGAGVAVALTTGLPGDRAPVAAPLPAATPGPLTTAASDPATAAPAPAAVARQPLALRAASVAKPTAVGTIRVGAEPEGVAVSPDGRTVYVANQNSRILSVVDAATRRATSVRLRNTPRFVTTSRDGGLVFVSMYEKDMSGSGVAVVDAASRRVVRYLATGVQPFTLAVGPDDRLWVPIHSSGRVEMYATGGTQRADGRMAVPPNPHAVAFSPVLRRAFTANHESNAVAVIDMPTSRVLRSVPVSRAPHSVAVSPDGARVLVAGYEAGTADLIDARTLRRTGPLRVGDKPQAVAFAGDGGHAYVVNEGDNSVTVLDASTGAATATVGVGRSPRAIAVAPDGRLAYVSNGDDDTITILRIGE
- a CDS encoding GGDEF domain-containing protein is translated as MPRPRATAPAWLVHAGFLAVLAVAGTAYALAGPAGRPTVYTLVTVLPIVTFVAALANGNLPDRRPWLIAVAGLTLLFVIQLIWPTWIVELHLGRAEGSLTDLTLSTAHTLFLAGTAAALRRRASADPGGMIDAALFGLCAGGPLWEWVLRPHLPPGASPEGQLLMLADLLVLCAVVGCLLRIGMMAAAGRGTLAYLVATGVLTLAGTITSTLAPGGTSFWSAELMVAAFLAIAAAPLHPGAASLTVPPPAVDRTVRKQRLWWLALALSANPVIAAVQVIRDEGSSSLLLPVGTLLVVPLVLLRIRLLSAQRDRAERTLAYHATHDELTGLHNRRHITAEIDRALADLDRGALDEVTIMLCDLDGFKPVNDRYGHPAGDAVLRAVAARLTAVVRSGDLVGRLGGDEFLILCRGSAGLEAPALATRIADAVRAPIPVPGAEVSVGVTTGVAQARTGDAVDREALVGRADAAMYAGKAGRSRTVQVARLG
- a CDS encoding EamA family transporter; this encodes MRRSAGVGFGLALLSAATFGTSGTFARSLIDAGWSADAAVAARVGAAAVILLVPALFALRGRWQVAGRSLGDIGLFGLLAVGGAQVGFFNAVRYLPVGVALLLEYSGIVLVVLWMWARHGERPRGLTVAGAAAAVAGLALVLDLAGGGAEVDPVGVLWGMVAAVGLAAYFVLSARVDPRLPSIALACGGMASGAIILLVLGAVGAMPMRATFGTVVLGGHVMSWIVPVAGLVLVAAVVAYVAGIAAARVLGAALASFAGLTEVLFAVVIAWLVLGELPSVAQGVGGTFIIAGIALVRLDQLRHPAPPRDEDPSAASTLARQGNRAG
- a CDS encoding transporter substrate-binding domain-containing protein — encoded protein: MGRRIVSLLLAGLVLGASVAGCGGGPETGKAVDRLAEAKAALPASVKESGVLIGGTDPTFEPMTFKDGETFTGLDVQLIEAIAAKLGLTVKWQAMGFGELLDAVEGHKIDVSISSMFDRAERQKKADFVNYLNAGTSIVVAKGVGDIGGMPGLCGRRVAVQPDTVYVEMAQAASDKCKGKKAVLVRSDTPSATVAKKDADAALNDFPIAALDVQKDGSLELSGPQIEAIPYGIGVAKDRKELTMAIQTALYALIKDGTYDALLTKWKVTEGALRTGAINGGA
- a CDS encoding CocE/NonD family hydrolase — translated: MAPRRPVVPALVLSLMTATVLAGPPAPAAAATTYTPVAAPAAAAARSTTGIKFVDITSGDAVLKANVVAPAVAGRYPALVLPSSWGLNDLEYAAQAQTLAGRGYVVVSYTPRGWWFSGGQIDTAGPKDMADLSRVIDWTLANTPADPNRIGTAGISYGGGISLIGAAHDKRIRAVVMMSGWTDIVWSLYAEETRHRQSAGFLKIAADTLGDPSPELDKALDDFFANRNAAEVAAWGRSRSAKTYLDGLNANKPAVLIANGWGDTFFPPNQLVDFYGALEGPKRLELRPGDHAIAELTGLAGLDNAVWNSLYRWFDHYLRGVATGVESEPPVEIKPLNAATEKYADWSALSGDNRRYGLGSIRTWDGTGLLGGAPSTGWSKTLPTDKDTFANGGIALITNGLAAFTGWQPWVWLPTVDRSRAGVWASERPSRTQRIRGIPKLHLELTGTEPKGTLVAYLYDLDIFGNAWLISHAPTTWLDTKGGARTVDLPLTATAYDLPEGHSLTLVIDTVDSLYYDENAPHKSITITGGSYLDVPIH